In Plasmodium reichenowi strain SY57 chromosome 5, whole genome shotgun sequence, the following proteins share a genomic window:
- a CDS encoding GTPase-activating protein, putative, producing the protein MFNDDIIKEKDSYKQKIRTLYRNEKETIKPCNHYDMKEEEKKKSAKIKRSIKFFGTPAVHGLSSHIDNNSGTQLYYNFHNVLKRDKEKIQGDKLNYALESEAVEDNTMQSIHESDKTETQECGKHYLYNKFDIYKSYLSYKRDLIRNEYDQDFKGITSLLKGKDTHDDNNDNEDNDHNDDNNNHYDNTFDDPCDDMCNDPCDDPCDDPCDDPCDDPCDDPCDDPCDDPCDDLCDDLCDDPCDDPCDDPYDHPYEEEKYSTYCDKGYLRNFLKNAVIRPNLQTFVGRKIISFLNEKERDIFSLTCKILFFEVYSVNNLKTLYKYQFISDEKRSFIWKAILLEDNTYISEEDYKELKNRKGLYDKAIEKDINRTFPKHPFFINKNMNMQEKLLDILKVCSLYFERIGYCQGMNYIAGILLLVFRKNIDTIRCFISMLKNYNIKGMFSYNFPQLKKIIYQLNLLIKAYIPKLFYYFKRKKIKIDFFCVNWFLTLFSQDLSFENTLKLWDLFFLFGMKILIKLTLILLYYHEDNIIHLSYDEALTYLKAITKTPFMDYLFQDNHFFTHLKKFKITNSMLTQIIMLKKSRQKINLLVKENNGKLRCSIQIKQNNKHTFTSKIKEGFRNLFKLNENYVDYINYFYQKRDGRENNGRENNGRENNGEQNNGRENNGEQNNGRENNGKQNNGKENNGEETYRNDNTDDINNNICYNNYSSNNFYKRNFFQHFNCGNIFNNPNYSNEIVLTNTTCLSVHFNSNVLCNSPNVKNKSTIHSLENIKEEHDHTKNPSNFFLETNTYYDLNLTKSVDGNN; encoded by the coding sequence atgtttaatgatgatataataaaagaaaaggatagttataaacaaaaaattagaaCATTATATCGAAATGAAAAAGAGACTATCAAGCCATGTAATCATTATGATATgaaagaagaagaaaaaaaaaaaagtgcAAAAATAAAACGTTCGATTAAATTCTTCGGTACCCCAGCTGTTCATGGGTTAAGTTCACATATTGATAATAACAGTGGAACACAGTTATATTACAACTTTCataatgttttaaaaagaGATAAAGAAAAGATTCAAGGtgataaattaaattatgCTTTAGAAAGCGAAGCTGTTGAAGATAACACAATGCAATCCATTCATGAGAGTGACAAAACAGAAACGCAAGAATGTGGCaaacattatttatataataagtttgatatatataaatcgtatttatcatataaaagGGATTTAATAAGGAATGAATATGACCAGGATTTTAAGGGTATCACCAGTTTATTAAAAGGAAAGGACACTcatgatgataataatgataatgaagataatgatcataatgatgataataataatcattatGACAACACATTTGATGATCCGTGCGACGATATGTGTAATGATCCATGCGACGATCCGTGTGATGATCCGTGTGATGATCCTTGTGATGATCCGTGTGATGATCCTTGTGATGATCCGTGTGATGATCCGTGCGACGATCTGTGCGACGATCTGTGTGATGATCCGTGTGATGATCCGTGTGATGATCCATATGACCATCCATATGAAGAAGAGAAATATTCAACCTACTGTGATAAAGGCTATCTACGAAACTTCCTAAAAAATGCAGTAATTAGACCCAACTTACAAACCTTCGTGggaagaaaaattatttcctttttaaacgaaaaagaaagagatatattttctttaacATGTAAAatcttattttttgaaGTATATTCTGTGAACAATTtaaaaacattatataaGTACCAATTTATAAGCGACGAAAAAAGAAGCTTTATATGGAAAGCCATACTTCTAGAAgataatacatatataagTGAAGAGGattataaagaattaaaGAATAGAAAAGGTTTATATGATAAAGCAATagaaaaagatattaatAGGACCTTTCCAAAACatccattttttataaataaaaatatgaacatgcaagaaaaattattagatatattaaaagtatgttcattatattttgaacGTATAGGATATTGTCAAGGAATGAATTATATTGCtggtatattattattagtgtttaggaaaaatatagataCAATACGTTGTTTTATATCCatgttaaaaaattataatataaaaggaATGTTCTCATATAATTTCCcacaattaaaaaaaattatttatcaattgaatttattaataaaagcTTATATACCTaaacttttttattattttaaaaggaaaaaaataaaaatcgattttttttgtgtaaACTGGTTTTTAACATTATTCTCTCAAGATCTAAGTTTTGAAAATACTTTAAAATTATGGGatttattctttttgtttggaatgaaaattttaataaaactCACACTgattcttttatattatcatgaagacaatataatacatttatcTTATGATGAAGCtttaacatatttaaaagCTATAACCAAAACGCCTTTTATGGATTATCTTTTTCAAGATAACCATTTCTTTAcacatttaaaaaaatttaaaataacaaataGTATGCTCACacaaataattatgttaaaaaaaagtcgtcaaaaaattaatttacTTGTAAAGGAAAATAATGGAAAACTTAGGTGTTCCATCCaaattaaacaaaataacAAACATACATTTACATCTAAGATAAAGGAAGGGTTTAGAAATCTTTTTAAGCTTAATGAGAATTATGTtgattatattaattatttttaccAGAAAAGGGATGGAAGGGAAAATAATGGAAGGGAAAATAATGGAAGGGAAAATAATGGAGAGCAAAATAATGGAAGGGAAAATAATGGAGAGCAAAATAATGGAAGGGAAAACAATGGAAAGCAAAATAATGGAAAGGAAAATAATGGAGAGGAGACCTATAGAAATGACAACActgatgatataaataataacatttgttataataattattcgAGCAACAATTTCTACAAGAGGAATTTTTTTCAGCATTTCAATTGTGGGAACATTTTCAACAATCCAAATTATTCCAATGAAATAGTTCTTACGAACACGACATGTTTAAGTGTACACTTCAATTCAAATGTCTTGTGTAATTCACCAAATGTAAAGAACAAAAGCACAATTCATTCTTTGGAAAACATAAAAGAAGAACATGA